In the Fibrobacter sp. UWR4 genome, one interval contains:
- a CDS encoding citrate synthase: protein MSDNAILNYNGKSFELPVCEGTENEHGLDISKLRKESGLVTLDYGYLNTGSTKSSITYVNGEQGILRYRGYAIEDLAEKATFPETAWLLVYGELPTSQQLSHFRTLLTENALLHENLLSFFRQMPPNAHPMGILSSIVNAVGLFTPRFYDDENIASAFELTTAGLISKIRTIAAFAYKASIGEPFVYPEAERSYCSNFLNMMFSSKARPYHPDPIMEKALNTLLIVHADHEQNCSTSTVRMVGSSQANLYASICAGICALWGPLHGGANQAVLETLLRIQQSGMTIDQVMAKAKDKNDPFRLSGFGHRVYKSYDPRAKVLKKLMYQVFEREHVHDPLLDIALKLEEAALKDEYFIERKLYPNVDFYSGILYRAMGIPTEMLTVMFAIGRLPGWIAHWKEMHDDPNSKINRPRQIYTGENLRPWVDRDKR from the coding sequence ATGTCCGACAACGCAATACTGAACTACAACGGAAAGAGTTTCGAACTCCCCGTCTGTGAAGGTACTGAGAACGAACACGGTCTCGACATCAGCAAGCTCCGCAAGGAATCTGGCCTTGTAACGCTTGACTACGGTTACCTGAATACTGGTAGCACCAAGAGCTCCATCACCTACGTGAATGGTGAACAGGGCATCTTGCGCTATCGCGGTTACGCCATCGAAGACTTGGCTGAAAAGGCTACCTTCCCTGAAACAGCATGGTTGCTGGTTTACGGCGAACTGCCCACATCCCAGCAGCTTTCCCACTTCCGTACTCTCCTGACCGAAAACGCACTCCTCCACGAAAACCTGCTGAGTTTCTTCCGTCAGATGCCGCCTAACGCACATCCTATGGGTATCCTCAGTTCCATCGTGAACGCTGTGGGTCTTTTCACCCCCCGCTTCTACGACGATGAAAACATTGCCAGCGCATTCGAACTGACCACTGCAGGCTTGATTTCCAAGATTCGTACCATCGCCGCTTTCGCTTACAAGGCAAGCATCGGTGAACCGTTCGTCTACCCGGAAGCAGAACGCAGTTACTGCAGTAACTTCCTGAACATGATGTTCAGCAGTAAGGCTCGCCCTTACCACCCGGATCCGATTATGGAAAAGGCTCTGAACACCTTGCTCATCGTTCATGCGGACCACGAACAGAACTGCTCCACTTCTACAGTCCGTATGGTGGGCAGCTCCCAGGCAAACCTTTACGCATCTATCTGTGCAGGCATTTGCGCCCTGTGGGGACCTCTCCACGGTGGAGCAAACCAGGCTGTGCTGGAAACCCTGCTCCGCATCCAGCAGAGCGGCATGACCATCGATCAGGTCATGGCAAAGGCAAAGGACAAGAACGACCCGTTCCGTCTCTCTGGTTTCGGTCATCGCGTCTACAAGAGCTACGACCCCCGCGCCAAGGTGCTGAAGAAGCTCATGTATCAGGTTTTTGAACGCGAACACGTTCACGACCCGCTGCTTGACATTGCCCTGAAGCTTGAAGAAGCCGCCCTGAAGGACGAATACTTCATCGAACGTAAGCTCTACCCCAACGTGGATTTCTACTCCGGTATCCTCTACCGCGCCATGGGCATCCCCACCGAAATGCTTACCGTGATGTTTGCCATCGGTCGTTTGCCGGGTTGGATTGCTCACTGGAAGGAAATGCACGACGATCCCAACTCCAAGATCAATCGTCCTCGTCAGATTTACACTGGCGAAAACCTGAGACCCTGGGTTGATAGGGACAAGAGATAA